A single Populus alba chromosome 7, ASM523922v2, whole genome shotgun sequence DNA region contains:
- the LOC118043588 gene encoding cytochrome P450 71AU50, with amino-acid sequence MAWILTTLALIALAFFLRAWLSKRKIKDSKLPPGPIGFPIFGSLHLLGKFPHHDLHRLAKKYGPIMYMRLGLVPTVVVSSPQAAELILKTNDLVFASRPANEAAKYITYEQKNLSFAPYGSYWRNVRKMCTLELLSNHKINSFMSTRKEELDLLIDYIKDASRERVAVDLSAKVSSLSADISCRMVLGKKYMEKEFDEKGFKPVIHEGMRLAASFNLGDYIPPLAPLDLQGLTKRLKAIGKVFDDFFEKSIDEHIQFKDENRTKDFVDIMLGFLGSEETEYRIGRDNIKAIILDMLVGSMDTSATAIEWTLSELIKHPRVMKKVQKELEEKVGMDRMVEESDLEDLEYLHMVVKEAFRLHPVAPLLIPHESVEDCTIDGFLIPQKTRVIVNVWAIGRDQSAWTDANKFIPERFAGSNIDVRGRDFQLLPFGSGRRGCPGMHLGLTMVRQIVAQLVHCFDWELPNNMLPEELDMTEAFGLATPRANHLCATPTYRLHL; translated from the exons ATGGCTTGGATATTAACCACTCTAGCCTTGATTGCGCTCGCTTTCTTCCTCCGAGCTTGGCTGTCGAAAAGAAAGATCAAGGATAGCAAGTTACCCCCTGGTCCAATAGGGTTTCCTATATTTGGTAGCTTACATTTGTTAGGGAAGTTCCCTCACCATGACTTGCATCGACTAGCAAAGAAGTATGGCCCTATCATGTATATGCGGTTAGGCTTGGTGCCTACTGTAGTTGTCTCATCGCCTCAGGCTGCCGAATTGATTCTTAAGACCAATGACCTCGTCTTTGCTAGCAGGCCAGCAAATGAGGCTGCGAAGTATATCACTTACGAGCAGAAGAACTTATCATTTGCTCCATATGGCTCTTATTGGCGCAACGTGCGCAAGATGTGTACCCTTGAGTTGCTTAGCaaccataaaataaattctttcatGTCCACGAGGAAAGAAGAGCTTGACCTCTTGATTGACTACATTAAAGATGCTTCTCGTGAGCGTGTTGCCGTTGATCTTAGTGCCAAGGTCTCATCTCTAAGCGCTGACATCAGTTGTAGGATGGTTTTAGGAAAGAAATACATGGAGAAGGAATTTGATGAGAAGGGGTTCAAACCAGTGATTCATGAGGGCATGCGTTTAGCAGCAAGTTTTAACTTGGGAGATTACATCCCTCCACTTGCGCCACTTGACCTTCAGGGTCTTACAAAGCGCTTGAAGGCCATAGGCAAGGTTTTTGATGACTTCTTCGAGAAGAGTATTGATGAGCACATTCAGTTCAAGGACGAAAACAGAACCAAAGATTTTGTTGATATCATGTTGGGCTTCTTGGGATCTGAAGAAACAGAGTATCGTATTGGTCGAGACAACATCAAAGCCATAATCTTg GACATGCTTGTAGGCTCAATGGACACCTCAGCCACAGCAATTGAGTGGACTCTCTCCGAGCTTATCAAGCATCCAAGAGTAATGAAGAAAGTCCAGAAAGAGCTGGAAGAGAAAGTAGGCATGGATAGAATGGTGGAAGAATCAGACTTGGAGGACTTGGAGTACTTGCACATGGTTGTAAAGGAAGCTTTCAGGCTCCATCCAGTTGCACCTCTACTTATCCCTCACGAGTCAGTGGAAGATTGCACTATAGATGGCTTCCTCATCCCGCAAAAAACACGTGTTATTGTAAACGTTTGGGCTATTGGGCGCGACCAAAGTGCTTGGACTGATGCAAATAAGTTTATTCCAGAGAGGTTTGCTGGGAGTAACATAGATGTTCGTGGACGCGATTTCCAGCTTCTCCCCTTCGGGTCAGGGCGCAGGGGCTGCCCTGGAATGCATTTGGGACTAACCATGGTTCGGCAAATTGTGGCACAGCTGGTGCATTGCTTTGACTGGGAGCTTCCTAACAATATGTTGCCGGAGGAATTGGACATGACTGAGGCGTTTGGTCTTGCAACCCCGAGAGCAAACCATCTGTGCGCCACTCCTACTTATCGCCTTCACCTCTGA